In the genome of Nocardioides seonyuensis, one region contains:
- a CDS encoding acyl-CoA thioesterase — MSERQAPRPVRSDYVAWRTATSRWRDDDAYGHLNNATYYELFDTAVNAHLFEATGTNVRLLPQIGVVAETSCRYFREIGFPEPIEMGLVVDKVGTSSVIYRIGLFQGEDDEAAAEGRFVHVYVDNTRGPGDRPVTPMPEEIRAAVEPLLRTT; from the coding sequence GTGAGCGAACGTCAGGCCCCCCGTCCCGTCCGATCCGACTACGTCGCATGGCGCACGGCGACCTCCCGATGGCGTGACGACGACGCCTACGGGCACCTCAACAACGCCACCTACTACGAGCTCTTCGACACCGCGGTCAACGCCCACCTGTTCGAGGCCACCGGGACCAACGTGCGGCTGCTGCCGCAGATCGGGGTGGTGGCCGAGACGTCGTGCCGCTACTTCCGCGAGATCGGGTTCCCTGAGCCGATCGAGATGGGCCTGGTGGTCGACAAGGTGGGCACCAGCTCCGTGATCTACCGCATCGGCCTGTTCCAGGGCGAGGACGACGAGGCGGCTGCCGAAGGACGCTTCGTGCACGTCTACGTCGACAACACCCGCGGCCCGGGGGACCGGCCGGTGACTCCCATGCCCGAGGAGATCCGGGCCGCGGTGGAGCCGCTGCTGCGCACGACCTGA
- the ftsY gene encoding signal recognition particle-docking protein FtsY, translated as MGDWLYLIIGIAVVGVLTLVGLLTAGRRRPAPPAGGTDVIAPPPTETDTAVDTAPEPTLESPAAPTLERPEGTASRLVRLRERLSRSQGGLGRGLLALLSRDRLDEDTWESIEDTLLTADIGVGPTQELVDNLRSRLRVQGGDAPDPRAVLREELVKLVGPDLDRRLQVTGTDGNPGVVLVVGVNGAGKTTTVGKIARILVAQDHTVTLGAADTFRAAAVDQLATWGERVGVDVVRGPEGSDPASVAFEAVKTAAAQGVDTVLVDTAGRLQNKAGLMDELGKVKRVIEKQAPVTEVLLVLDATTGQNGLIQARVFSEIVDVTGIVLTKLDGSAKGGIVVQVQRELGVPVKLVGLGEGADDLAPFDPGAFVDALLG; from the coding sequence ATGGGTGACTGGCTCTATCTGATCATCGGTATCGCCGTCGTCGGCGTGCTCACGCTCGTCGGCCTCCTCACTGCAGGCCGGCGCAGGCCGGCGCCGCCCGCGGGGGGCACCGACGTCATCGCGCCGCCTCCGACGGAGACAGACACCGCGGTCGACACCGCGCCGGAGCCGACCCTCGAGTCCCCGGCCGCGCCGACCCTCGAGCGCCCGGAGGGGACCGCCTCTCGCCTGGTCCGACTGCGCGAACGACTCTCGCGGAGCCAGGGCGGCCTCGGCAGGGGGCTGCTGGCGCTCCTCAGCCGCGACCGGCTCGACGAGGACACCTGGGAGTCGATCGAGGACACGCTCCTCACGGCCGACATCGGGGTCGGCCCCACCCAGGAGCTAGTGGACAACCTTCGCAGCCGTCTCAGGGTCCAGGGTGGCGACGCCCCCGACCCCCGTGCGGTGCTCCGCGAAGAGCTGGTCAAGCTGGTCGGGCCCGATCTGGATCGCCGTCTCCAGGTGACGGGCACAGACGGCAATCCGGGCGTCGTGCTGGTCGTCGGGGTGAACGGAGCCGGCAAGACGACGACGGTCGGCAAGATCGCTCGCATCCTCGTGGCCCAGGACCACACGGTCACGCTGGGCGCAGCCGACACGTTCCGCGCCGCGGCCGTCGACCAGCTGGCGACCTGGGGCGAGCGAGTGGGCGTCGACGTCGTACGCGGCCCCGAAGGCTCCGACCCGGCTAGCGTCGCCTTCGAGGCTGTGAAGACGGCCGCAGCACAGGGCGTCGACACCGTGCTCGTCGACACTGCCGGCCGCCTGCAGAACAAGGCCGGGCTGATGGACGAGCTCGGCAAGGTCAAGCGGGTGATCGAGAAGCAGGCCCCGGTCACCGAGGTCCTCCTCGTCCTCGACGCCACGACCGGCCAGAACGGGCTGATCCAGGCGCGTGTCTTCAGCGAGATCGTGGACGTGACCGGCATCGTGCTGACCAAGCTCGACGGGTCCGCCAAGGGCGGCATCGTCGTGCAGGTGCAGCGTGAGCTGGGCGTGCCGGTCAAGCTGGTCGGGCTGGGCGAGGGGGCAGACGACCTCGCCCCCTTCGACCCCGGCGCCTTCGTCGACGCACTGCTCGGCTGA